One window of the Populus nigra chromosome 4, ddPopNigr1.1, whole genome shotgun sequence genome contains the following:
- the LOC133690716 gene encoding uncharacterized protein LOC133690716 yields the protein MGASSSTEQNVSREQREVESLAASTGSISLLQNAFSKLADPQTNAIPLQSLQKCFSLNYKNKECEALKIPDCHLGLLDHLGPSMVDLFFVTDKGGVNWVEFVRGYLKCCGRMPVSALLKTLLRLFAAAGVKAGIPLKLEFEAIDDGDYKVSGLLLPIDVLMFLWMCWTMLWNSRTWRVLKEREYLYLPDISPLVLSAVVSCAEGGSGLELWDCDISSLGVQLPAGKFLTWMLTTVPNLTECFTQFVNARLQNFAISEQDVLESSNSSSREISPEKECSSYLLTCGRAWGISLTIRGTISEEILKPYFPSDGDAKDENLLYRSSLHGKGLNRFWSNIEGYLGPLLLLISATGDAQEDNTNIRKWIICALTHQGFENRDMFYGNSGTLYAICPVFHAFSPSGKERNFVYSHLHPTGRVYEPHPKPVGIAFGGTNGNERVYMDEDFAKATVRHHAIDKTYHHGPLFPNQGFLPVEALILEVEVWGLGGRKAREIQLSYKKREDLFTEQRRKVDLKTFASWEDSPEKMMMDIMADPNRVQREDR from the exons ATGGGAGCATCGTCTTCTACGGAGCAGAACGTATCACGTGAACAAAGGGAAGTGGAAAGTCTAGCAGCTTCCACCGGATCAATCTCCTTGCTTCAAAATGCTTTCTCTAAGCTTGCCGATCCACAAACAAATGCAATCCCTCTTCAATCTCTACAG AAATGCTTctctttgaattataaaaacaaagaatgtgAAGCACTTAAAATTCCTGATTGCCATTTGGGATTATTGGATCATTTGGGTCCATCAATGGTAGATCTGTTTTTTGTTACTGATAAAGGAGGGGTCAATTGGGTTGAGTTTGTAAGAGGTTATTTGAAATGCTGTGGGAGGATGCCTGTCTCAGCATTACTTAAGACATTGTTGAGACTGTTTGCTGCAGCGGGAGTGAAAGCAGGAATTCCTTTGAAACTGGAGTTTGAAGCTATTGATGATGGTGATTATAAGGTAAGTGGGTTGCTGTTACCTATTGATGTGCTTATGTTTCTTTGGATGTGTTGGACTATGCTGTGGAATTCAAGAACTTGGAGAGttttgaaagagagagagtatCTATATCTTCCGGATATTAGTCCTTTGGTGCTATCAGCAGTTGTTTCTTGTGCTGAGGGTGGCAGTGGATTGGAATTGTGGGATTGTGATATTTCAAGTTTAGGTGTACAACTTCCTGCAGGAAAGTTTCTTACATGGATGTTGACAACAGTGCCTAACCTCACGGAGTGTTTTACACAATTTGTCAATGCAAGACTGCAAAACTTCGCTATTTCAGAG CAAGATGTGCTGGAATCTTCAAACTCATCATCAAGAGAAATCTCTCCAGAAAAGGAGTGCAGCTCCTACCTTCTAACCTGTGGAAGAGCGTGGGGAATTTCCCTTACTATCAGGGGTACaataagtgaagaaattttgaaaCCGTACTTTCCTAGTGACGGTGATGCTAAAGATGAAAATCTTCTTTATCG GTCATCTCTCCATGGGAAGGGCTTGAACAGATTTTGGTCTAACATTGAAGGTTATCTTGGTCCGTTGCTCCTTCTAATTTCTGCTACTGGAGATGCACAAGAAGATAACACCAATATTAGGAAATGGATCATATGTGCACTCACGCACCAGGGTTTTGAAAACAGGGATATGTTCTATGGAAATTCTGGAACCCTATATGCTATATGTCCAGTCTTTCATGCATTCTCACCTTCTG GGAAGGAGAGAAACTTTGTTTACAGCCACTTGCATCCTACTGGTAGAGTTTATGAGCCACATCCAAAGCCCGTGGGCATTGCATTTGGGGGAACCAATGGGAATGAGAGAGTTTATATGGATGAAGACTTTGCCAAAGCTACCGTGCGTCATCACGCTATTGACAAAACATACCATCATGGGCCCCTTTTCCCAAATCAG GGGTTTCTCCCGGTTGAAGCTTTGATTTTAGAGGTTGAAGTTTGGGGTCTAGGTGGGAGGAAAGCAAGGGAGATTCAACTTTCATATAAGAAGAGAGAGGACCTTTTCACTGAACAAAGACGCAAG GTTGACTTGAAAACTTTTGCAAGTTGGGAGGACTCACCTGAGAAGATGATGATGGATATTATGGCTGACCCTAACAGAGTTCAAAGGGAAGACCGCTGA